In a genomic window of Zestosphaera sp.:
- a CDS encoding OsmC family protein: MKTEMKDMIIRVNGKRVSPTKMVVKCGNYEVVTDKVGGEAPSPVEYVLAALAGCINIVGTLVAKDLGINIETLEVSVEGVLNPSKFTTGVGERAGYKEIRTEVLVKSDADLETLRKWIKLVEERCPVGDNLSNVTTVITNVKNI, translated from the coding sequence GTGAAAACAGAAATGAAAGACATGATAATAAGAGTTAATGGTAAGAGAGTTTCACCGACTAAGATGGTCGTGAAGTGCGGCAACTACGAGGTAGTGACAGATAAGGTGGGGGGTGAGGCGCCAAGCCCTGTAGAATACGTTTTGGCTGCTCTAGCTGGATGCATAAATATAGTCGGGACTTTAGTAGCTAAAGACTTAGGAATAAATATTGAGACTCTAGAAGTGAGTGTAGAGGGAGTGCTCAACCCGAGCAAGTTTACAACAGGTGTTGGAGAGAGAGCAGGCTATAAAGAAATAAGAACTGAAGTTCTAGTCAAAAGTGACGCAGACTTAGAAACTCTAAGAAAATGGATCAAGTTAGTTGAGGAGCGCTGTCCAGTAGGCGATAACTTATCTAACGTTACTACAGTAATAACTAACGTTAAAAATATTTAG
- a CDS encoding MFS transporter yields the protein MVSKKIIVLFFIAMLMMLYADQNLVAPMLRTLRSEGMIIGGDDWYYYAGLLGTIPVLSGIITTFVWGYLADKLSRRSLFATAVLVGEIPCFLTAFANDYYQILILRALTGIGINGAAPVARALISDLYSPEERGRGYALYNFGSGFGVLLGMLLAGITLSFGLSWRVPFMLAAAPNFILVPLFLSVVKEVKLGYAEPEIRRLYEAGREYRFRINLRDFLTALITTPTLIFMYLQGVPGTFPWGAIPYWAPTFFQEKWGLSEGTATLIVFVAGMGMMVGYFIGGLLSDKLVSKGLSNGRLLVPFTGILIGTFTVISLLSYPYPYGVESLAALMPVLIISLLGMTFVTFAAPNVPAVLSEVSLPEHRGTIFGIFNITDNIGSAFGPMVASAFMVFFLSSGVSEPDNMLHGLVAVSLLWIPCALLWLPALKTYKKDKAKLRRTLAERGI from the coding sequence ATGGTCTCAAAGAAGATTATAGTATTATTCTTCATTGCTATGTTAATGATGCTTTACGCAGATCAAAACCTAGTAGCTCCAATGTTGAGGACTTTAAGAAGTGAAGGGATGATAATTGGTGGCGACGACTGGTATTACTATGCTGGCTTGCTTGGAACTATTCCTGTACTGTCTGGGATCATTACAACGTTCGTATGGGGATATCTCGCAGACAAGTTAAGCAGGAGGTCACTGTTTGCTACAGCCGTGCTAGTTGGTGAAATTCCGTGCTTTCTGACTGCCTTTGCCAACGATTATTATCAGATATTAATTCTTCGCGCGTTAACAGGTATCGGGATAAACGGGGCGGCTCCAGTAGCTAGAGCGTTAATCTCTGATTTATACTCTCCGGAGGAAAGAGGAAGAGGTTACGCGTTGTATAATTTCGGGTCTGGTTTCGGGGTACTTCTTGGAATGTTATTAGCTGGCATAACTCTGAGTTTTGGCCTGAGTTGGAGGGTTCCTTTTATGTTGGCGGCTGCACCTAACTTTATTTTAGTCCCCCTGTTTCTGTCAGTTGTTAAGGAAGTAAAGCTAGGGTATGCTGAGCCAGAAATTAGGAGACTCTACGAGGCAGGACGTGAATACAGGTTCAGGATTAATTTGAGGGACTTCCTTACTGCCTTGATCACTACCCCCACATTAATATTTATGTATCTACAGGGAGTACCTGGAACTTTCCCTTGGGGCGCTATACCTTACTGGGCACCCACATTCTTCCAGGAGAAGTGGGGTCTGTCTGAAGGGACAGCAACACTCATAGTGTTCGTGGCCGGGATGGGGATGATGGTAGGATACTTCATCGGTGGACTACTCTCAGATAAGCTTGTGAGCAAGGGTTTGTCTAATGGGAGATTATTAGTTCCTTTCACGGGGATTCTCATAGGAACCTTCACAGTGATATCGCTTCTCTCATACCCCTACCCATACGGGGTAGAATCATTGGCGGCGTTAATGCCGGTATTAATTATTAGTTTGCTGGGAATGACTTTCGTCACTTTTGCCGCCCCCAACGTGCCTGCAGTCCTCAGTGAGGTCTCATTACCTGAACATAGGGGAACCATTTTTGGAATATTCAACATAACAGATAACATAGGCTCGGCTTTCGGTCCGATGGTAGCCAGTGCGTTCATGGTATTCTTTCTCTCTAGTGGTGTTTCAGAACCTGATAACATGCTACATGGTTTGGTAGCCGTGAGCCTTCTGTGGATTCCTTGTGCGCTCTTATGGCTTCCTGCATTAAAGACTTACAAGAAGGACAAGGCAAAGTTAAGAAGGACTCTGGCTGAGAGAGGTATTTAA
- a CDS encoding BMP family protein: MALSKTFVIAVVVIIAIVAGLTGYYVATLTRPPITERVKIAFIFPGSVTDTAWNEAGYRAMEAFRGRHPEVDIAWVQGVYDPAQIESTIRSYVEQGFNLIIGVGFQFGEPMAKIAGEVTREVYFLAIAGAPQYKGPKVSVGDVRTDQSCFVAAYIASKVTKTGHIGYVAGMAVAELSRCEIGLRKGLEYVGLNPDQVLHVVYTGDFHDVPKAKLATTALVEQYRVDVVKTMGDGCQLGGISGAKDAGVYVMMSGTYHPEIYPEGLLLAEIWDWSVIFEQFYQDYLSGKLKTAGGQEYWLSLENGGLKLASGGALPSEIWSSAQEIINKIISGQISTGFTP, encoded by the coding sequence TTGGCTCTTTCAAAAACATTCGTCATAGCCGTAGTAGTCATAATAGCTATTGTAGCTGGTTTAACTGGTTACTACGTCGCCACGTTAACACGTCCCCCAATTACAGAGAGAGTTAAGATAGCTTTCATATTCCCCGGCAGCGTCACTGACACTGCGTGGAATGAAGCAGGCTATAGAGCGATGGAGGCTTTCCGCGGTCGGCACCCAGAAGTAGATATTGCGTGGGTCCAGGGAGTGTATGATCCGGCTCAGATTGAATCAACCATAAGGAGTTACGTGGAGCAAGGATTTAACCTGATAATAGGTGTAGGTTTCCAATTTGGGGAACCCATGGCTAAGATTGCCGGAGAGGTAACACGAGAAGTTTACTTCTTAGCTATTGCTGGAGCTCCTCAATATAAGGGCCCGAAAGTTAGCGTGGGTGATGTGAGAACAGATCAGTCGTGTTTCGTAGCCGCCTATATAGCTAGCAAAGTCACTAAAACAGGCCATATAGGCTATGTTGCCGGCATGGCGGTAGCAGAACTCTCTAGGTGCGAGATCGGTCTTAGGAAGGGTCTTGAGTATGTGGGTTTGAATCCTGACCAAGTACTTCACGTGGTTTATACAGGAGACTTCCACGACGTACCTAAAGCGAAACTAGCAACAACTGCTTTAGTTGAGCAGTACAGAGTTGATGTGGTTAAGACTATGGGTGATGGATGTCAGCTAGGCGGGATTTCAGGCGCTAAAGACGCAGGAGTCTACGTTATGATGAGCGGCACCTATCATCCAGAGATATACCCAGAAGGCCTCTTACTAGCTGAGATCTGGGATTGGAGTGTCATATTCGAGCAATTCTATCAAGACTACCTGAGCGGCAAACTTAAAACAGCCGGCGGCCAGGAATACTGGCTAAGCTTAGAAAATGGCGGTCTAAAGCTAGCGTCTGGAGGCGCCTTACCTTCCGAGATCTGGTCAAGCGCGCAGGAAATAATTAATAAGATAATTAGCGGGCAAATATCAACAGGTTTTACTCCTTAA
- the rgy gene encoding reverse gyrase: MTIEAVFRGLCPNCGGDVESNRLAKGLPCSSCLSSKRELELMRDGYLRKLKIIEEKVKEVDEVFLKVVNSRMWGLQRLWARRFFNNESFAMIAPTGSGKTTMQIMLALYAAREGRRSLILVPTSLLASQVHSKTLSIRDKLGLSDVRVVAYHSLMTEKNKKEAIMEVSEASIIITTPASLMKKPELRQPVSIAFIDDVDSFLRRSKSVEIVLRMLGVAGEDEELANKVQELESKARKLALENPEEARRVLDEAHKLRTSLQERIKGIIVVSGATQTARRTKRIKMLNTLYGFTVGGKTEIGRNITDFYVRPRNETIEELVAEIIKKAGGGGLIYVPMDKGAEYVKRLTDFLKGRGFRVEAYLGSRKRVFNKFVEGELDALVGIASYRSPLTRGIDLPERVRYAVFAGVPKFRLRISVEDFQPSRWLILLNEIRDAVYSKYPEEFDKILGGLIKIRTASRETLELVREALKNGRELSDYQEFVRRVAEESLRFMNKVLKDPEVINKLKESKTITFGGREGEYFFVIPDAISYIQASGRTSRLYVGGLTKGLSVLVVDEEKAFNALLRDLKWLLETVEFVEYDEKLVSRVLKEVDRDRVRVRQALEGKLRVRGRELMKTTLFVVESPNKARTIARLFGRPTKRVISGLQTYEVLTENRLMIITATGGHILDLVTDEGRFGVLVKGSLFRPIYKPIRRCVKCGRDVPEDEVKCPSCGSEVFVESKPVIEVLRKLASQVDEILVGTDPDAEGEKIAWDITLLLKPLNNNIYRVKFHEVTRRGLTEALNNLTSVSESMVHAQIVRRIEDRWIGFSLSPVLWRKFNLNFLSAGRVQTPVLGWIVDRTNKHKIKAELVTLKLEGVDAPLIFKAPKGFADAVRKAGKVILTDVRRSLQEIYPPPPYTTDTMLSEATRVLKVSASKVMESAQRLFEAGLITYHRTDSTTVSSLGVSIAKDYIQRVFGEEFFQGRKWEREGAHECIRPTRPLDSKQIKALRAAGVISFAVLLRPDDYRLYDLIFKRFIASQMSPSKVEKTSFKLVFNEFVKEFTFVTKVVEEGFSKLNKYFNVVSLGNLRDGEYVVLEVSSRAVPEHPLYTYSDLVELMKDRGIGRPSTYAKILDILRRRGYAIEVGKGKLVATSRGREVFKFLNEKFSDLINEERTRKLQEKIDLIEAGRESPESVLREFYREIKNIRAYRATKLISSVKSNN; this comes from the coding sequence ATGACTATAGAAGCCGTGTTCAGGGGTTTGTGCCCTAACTGTGGTGGTGATGTAGAGTCGAATAGGTTGGCTAAGGGTTTACCTTGCTCGAGTTGTTTGTCTTCTAAGAGAGAATTAGAGCTAATGAGAGACGGGTATCTCCGCAAGCTTAAAATAATTGAAGAGAAGGTTAAGGAAGTAGATGAGGTGTTTCTTAAAGTAGTTAATTCTAGGATGTGGGGTCTTCAGAGACTCTGGGCACGCAGGTTCTTTAACAACGAGAGCTTTGCTATGATAGCGCCTACTGGTAGCGGCAAGACTACGATGCAGATTATGCTGGCCTTATACGCGGCTCGAGAAGGTAGGAGATCCTTAATATTAGTTCCTACGAGCCTGCTAGCTAGTCAAGTACATAGCAAGACTCTCAGTATTCGCGATAAGTTAGGGTTGAGTGATGTTAGGGTGGTAGCTTATCACAGCTTAATGACTGAGAAGAATAAGAAAGAAGCTATTATGGAAGTCAGTGAGGCTTCTATAATAATAACGACCCCAGCTTCGCTGATGAAGAAGCCTGAGTTAAGGCAGCCGGTAAGCATTGCCTTCATAGATGACGTGGATAGCTTCCTCAGGAGGAGTAAGAGTGTTGAGATCGTTTTGAGGATGTTAGGTGTGGCAGGCGAGGACGAGGAACTAGCTAACAAGGTACAAGAACTTGAGAGTAAGGCTAGGAAGTTAGCTCTAGAAAATCCTGAGGAGGCTAGGCGAGTACTTGATGAGGCACACAAGCTGAGGACTTCTCTACAGGAGAGAATTAAGGGAATTATAGTAGTTAGTGGTGCCACACAGACAGCTCGAAGAACTAAGAGGATAAAAATGCTTAACACTCTCTACGGGTTCACAGTAGGGGGTAAAACAGAAATAGGGAGAAACATTACTGACTTCTATGTTAGACCGCGTAACGAGACTATCGAGGAATTGGTTGCCGAGATTATTAAGAAGGCTGGCGGCGGAGGCCTCATTTACGTACCCATGGATAAAGGAGCTGAGTACGTAAAGAGGTTAACAGACTTTCTTAAGGGAAGAGGTTTTAGAGTTGAGGCTTACTTAGGTTCTAGAAAGAGAGTGTTTAATAAGTTTGTTGAGGGAGAATTAGATGCTTTAGTAGGTATTGCATCGTATAGGAGTCCCCTAACTAGAGGTATTGACCTGCCTGAAAGAGTAAGGTATGCTGTGTTCGCGGGAGTTCCTAAGTTTAGGTTAAGGATAAGTGTAGAGGATTTCCAGCCGAGCAGGTGGTTGATACTACTTAATGAGATTAGAGACGCTGTGTACAGTAAGTATCCGGAAGAATTCGATAAGATTCTGGGAGGCTTAATCAAGATCAGAACAGCTAGTAGAGAGACTCTAGAACTAGTGCGTGAGGCTCTGAAAAATGGTAGAGAACTTAGTGATTATCAGGAGTTCGTGAGGAGAGTTGCTGAAGAGTCGTTGCGGTTCATGAATAAAGTGTTGAAAGACCCTGAAGTAATCAATAAACTTAAAGAGAGTAAGACTATAACGTTTGGTGGTAGAGAAGGAGAGTATTTCTTTGTAATACCTGACGCAATATCCTATATCCAGGCGAGCGGGAGGACTTCAAGGCTGTACGTTGGGGGACTCACGAAGGGTTTAAGCGTTTTAGTAGTTGATGAGGAGAAGGCCTTCAACGCGTTATTAAGAGATCTCAAGTGGTTGTTAGAGACTGTAGAGTTTGTAGAGTATGATGAGAAGCTTGTTAGCAGGGTTTTGAAGGAGGTAGATAGAGATAGAGTTAGAGTGAGGCAGGCTCTTGAGGGAAAGTTGAGGGTTAGGGGGAGGGAACTCATGAAGACTACCTTATTTGTTGTTGAATCGCCTAATAAGGCTAGAACCATAGCTAGGCTCTTCGGAAGACCTACTAAGAGAGTGATTAGTGGGTTACAGACATACGAAGTACTTACTGAGAACAGGTTAATGATAATCACTGCTACTGGAGGTCATATTCTAGACTTAGTTACTGATGAAGGACGCTTCGGAGTATTGGTGAAGGGTTCTTTATTCAGACCAATCTACAAGCCTATAAGAAGGTGTGTTAAGTGTGGGAGGGACGTGCCTGAAGATGAAGTGAAGTGCCCATCATGTGGTAGTGAGGTATTCGTCGAGAGTAAGCCTGTCATAGAAGTTCTTAGGAAGCTAGCCTCTCAGGTAGACGAGATTTTAGTTGGTACAGACCCTGACGCCGAGGGCGAGAAGATAGCCTGGGACATAACCTTACTGCTTAAGCCCCTAAACAACAATATCTACAGAGTTAAGTTTCACGAAGTCACTCGCAGGGGTTTGACTGAAGCACTTAATAACTTGACTTCAGTTAGTGAGTCTATGGTTCATGCTCAGATAGTCAGGAGAATTGAGGATAGATGGATTGGTTTTAGCTTAAGTCCTGTACTGTGGAGGAAATTTAACCTTAACTTCCTATCTGCTGGGAGAGTGCAGACTCCTGTTCTCGGCTGGATTGTTGATCGCACGAACAAACACAAGATAAAGGCTGAATTAGTGACTTTAAAGCTTGAGGGAGTTGATGCTCCCCTAATTTTTAAGGCTCCTAAAGGGTTCGCTGACGCTGTTAGGAAGGCTGGCAAGGTTATTTTGACAGATGTTCGGAGAAGTCTTCAGGAGATTTACCCGCCGCCTCCTTATACCACAGACACCATGCTTTCTGAAGCTACTAGAGTCTTGAAAGTCTCTGCTAGTAAGGTCATGGAGTCTGCTCAGAGGCTTTTTGAAGCCGGACTCATAACTTACCATAGGACAGACAGCACTACTGTTAGTTCTCTAGGTGTTTCTATAGCTAAAGACTACATACAGAGAGTCTTCGGAGAAGAGTTCTTTCAGGGGAGGAAATGGGAGAGGGAAGGCGCTCACGAGTGTATAAGGCCTACGAGACCTCTTGATTCTAAACAGATTAAGGCTTTGAGAGCTGCCGGCGTGATCTCTTTCGCAGTGCTTTTAAGACCAGATGATTACAGGCTATACGACCTTATCTTCAAGAGGTTTATAGCTAGTCAAATGAGTCCTTCAAAAGTTGAAAAGACTTCGTTTAAGCTAGTCTTTAACGAATTCGTTAAAGAATTTACTTTCGTGACTAAGGTAGTGGAGGAAGGCTTTAGCAAGCTAAACAAGTACTTTAACGTCGTCAGTCTCGGTAACTTGAGGGACGGCGAGTACGTAGTTCTTGAAGTTAGTTCTAGAGCAGTACCAGAACACCCTCTATACACTTATAGCGATTTAGTAGAGCTCATGAAGGACAGAGGTATAGGGAGGCCGTCAACATACGCTAAAATCTTAGACATACTTAGGAGGAGAGGCTACGCGATAGAGGTCGGGAAAGGCAAGTTAGTAGCTACTTCTAGGGGTAGGGAAGTATTCAAATTCCTTAACGAAAAATTCAGTGACTTAATTAATGAAGAAAGGACTAGAAAGCTTCAAGAAAAGATAGATTTGATAGAAGCAGGTAGGGAGAGCCCCGAAAGCGTCTTGAGAGAATTTTACAGAGAGATTAAGAATATAAGAGCTTATAGAGCTACTAAACTTATTAGCTCTGTCAAATCAAATAACTAG
- a CDS encoding ribbon-helix-helix domain-containing protein: MFVMELDVKRTKTLTLRVPAGINDLLERAYRDLGYSTKSDFIREAVREYIDEVLKKSTYNINVSSEKLKTTNKSRSLPIKNTRLLLIR; encoded by the coding sequence ATGTTCGTTATGGAACTTGACGTTAAGAGGACTAAAACCCTCACGTTAAGAGTTCCCGCAGGAATCAACGACTTGCTTGAGAGAGCTTACAGAGACTTAGGCTACTCAACTAAGAGTGACTTCATAAGAGAAGCTGTAAGAGAGTACATAGACGAAGTCCTCAAAAAATCTACGTATAACATCAACGTAAGTAGCGAGAAATTAAAAACTACTAATAAGTCTAGGTCTCTCCCAATTAAGAATACACGACTACTCCTGATACGATAA
- a CDS encoding galactokinase family protein — protein MDSASEVIERISREYENFFSTLPPLIVSAPGRLDFLNTHQDYKGLPVVSVAINKRTYVALSRAESISRVVSVNLCGEVSECVDIFDAHTTSLREEGWFGNYVRSVIMALRERGASIRNFNMLISSEVPIASGLASSAALQVAVVTGLSELFGLRLSRQEIAELAYHSEHDLMGIPCGRLDQYGSVMGGVTLIETKPPFRTKTYNKVSLTFAVLDSGIKHSTRSVHSTRISELVEGLRDLLKRPETPHNIRALLSEDVYETRWADLKLEDLTPLLNNVSPASSKRILFTLKMHSSTVLALRLIEEGWTKELSRLVEDVIGEECPHCLSSSSESSDNMLRLLGGLINYQHVLLRDLYDVSTPELEIIRNKALEAGALGVKISGAGMGGSLLALVESREKGLEVIRQTRDVIRRGWVVSIDEGVRVDKNKLTK, from the coding sequence TTGGACAGTGCTTCTGAGGTCATAGAGAGAATTTCAAGAGAATACGAAAACTTTTTCTCTACACTACCTCCTCTAATTGTGTCCGCGCCTGGACGCTTAGACTTCCTGAACACACACCAAGACTATAAGGGGCTGCCAGTCGTTTCAGTAGCTATCAATAAAAGAACTTATGTTGCATTATCTAGGGCTGAGTCAATCTCACGTGTTGTCTCAGTTAACTTATGTGGGGAGGTTAGTGAATGCGTTGATATATTCGATGCCCACACAACATCACTTAGGGAGGAGGGGTGGTTTGGTAACTACGTTAGGTCAGTCATTATGGCTCTTCGCGAGAGAGGGGCGAGTATAAGAAACTTCAATATGCTTATCTCTAGTGAGGTACCTATAGCGTCGGGACTAGCCAGTAGTGCTGCGTTGCAAGTAGCTGTAGTCACGGGCCTAAGCGAGTTATTCGGGTTAAGACTATCTAGACAAGAAATTGCTGAGTTAGCTTATCATAGCGAACATGACTTGATGGGAATTCCGTGCGGTAGGCTTGACCAGTATGGTTCAGTGATGGGCGGTGTGACTCTAATAGAAACGAAACCTCCCTTCAGGACCAAGACATACAATAAAGTATCTTTAACTTTCGCGGTCCTGGACTCAGGCATTAAGCACTCTACTAGAAGCGTGCATTCGACCCGGATAAGCGAGCTTGTTGAAGGATTACGTGATTTGTTGAAGCGTCCTGAAACTCCTCACAATATAAGAGCTCTCCTCAGCGAGGATGTCTATGAAACCAGGTGGGCTGACCTCAAACTAGAGGATCTCACACCACTACTAAATAACGTGAGCCCTGCCTCGAGCAAGAGAATACTCTTCACACTAAAAATGCATTCATCTACTGTGCTAGCGTTGAGGTTGATAGAAGAGGGCTGGACTAAAGAGCTAAGTAGACTAGTAGAAGACGTTATAGGAGAGGAATGCCCTCACTGCTTAAGTTCTTCTTCGGAATCAAGCGATAACATGTTGAGACTCCTCGGCGGACTAATCAATTACCAGCATGTCTTGCTGAGAGATTTATATGATGTAAGCACTCCGGAGTTAGAAATCATTAGGAATAAGGCCCTGGAGGCAGGCGCTCTAGGAGTAAAAATATCCGGTGCAGGCATGGGGGGTTCCCTACTCGCGTTAGTCGAGAGTCGAGAGAAGGGACTCGAAGTAATTCGCCAAACCAGGGATGTTATACGGAGAGGGTGGGTCGTCTCAATTGATGAGGGTGTTAGAGTTGACAAAAATAAGCTAACGAAATAA
- the bgaS gene encoding beta-galactosidase BgaS, translating into MVKIPQNFLLGFSESGFQFEMGFPEQVDPNTDWWVWVHDPNNIISGIVSGHLPEEGPGYLTLYKADHDIAEKLGADTLRLGIEWSRIFPESTKQVQVSVERDEEGVITRVEVSESALNSLRELANKNAIETYKKLFKDWSDRGKKLILNLNHFTLPSWIHHPIELRLRGISSAPSGWLSDDSIIEFAKYAHLVANEFYDLADMWSTLNEPNALATAGYLNVKSGFPPGLASLEYTMIALRNQVIAHARAYDALKEVTRKPVGLIHNFMCFEPLNIENPDDLSAASNASYMYNYLFIDSVTRGSSMLISSDSLKDKLDWIGVNYYTRMVVTSDKRVAMGWKYVPGYGFLCASEGLSKAGRPCSDFGWEVYPEGLEKILVETYNKYKLPIIVSENGIADATDKYRSSYILTHLLSTMKAMEKGVDVRGYLHWALIDNYEWAAGYNMKFGLVKVDLTTKKRYLRPSALLYREIASRREIPEELLFT; encoded by the coding sequence ATGGTAAAGATCCCACAGAACTTCTTACTTGGTTTTAGTGAATCAGGCTTTCAATTTGAGATGGGGTTTCCTGAGCAAGTAGACCCTAACACGGACTGGTGGGTGTGGGTCCACGACCCTAATAATATCATCTCAGGTATTGTGAGTGGTCACCTACCTGAAGAGGGTCCCGGCTATCTAACGCTGTATAAGGCAGACCACGACATAGCTGAGAAATTAGGTGCCGACACGTTGAGATTAGGAATAGAGTGGAGCAGGATATTTCCTGAATCTACGAAGCAAGTACAAGTGTCTGTGGAGAGAGACGAAGAGGGGGTCATAACTCGTGTTGAGGTTAGTGAGAGTGCTTTGAATTCTCTTCGAGAACTAGCTAATAAGAATGCTATAGAGACTTACAAGAAGTTGTTTAAGGACTGGAGTGATAGGGGGAAGAAACTCATACTTAACTTAAATCACTTTACCCTTCCTTCCTGGATTCACCACCCGATAGAGTTGAGGTTGCGTGGTATTAGTTCAGCGCCCTCAGGCTGGTTAAGTGACGACTCGATAATAGAATTCGCTAAATATGCTCACTTAGTAGCGAACGAATTCTACGATTTAGCGGATATGTGGAGCACACTCAATGAACCAAACGCGTTAGCTACTGCAGGCTACCTAAACGTCAAATCTGGATTTCCTCCAGGACTCGCAAGTCTTGAGTATACTATGATAGCCTTAAGAAATCAAGTAATAGCCCATGCTAGGGCTTACGATGCTCTAAAAGAAGTTACTAGAAAGCCTGTCGGCCTAATACATAACTTCATGTGTTTCGAGCCCCTAAACATCGAAAATCCAGACGACCTCTCCGCAGCATCTAACGCCTCATACATGTATAATTACTTATTCATAGACTCTGTTACGCGAGGGTCGTCTATGTTAATTTCTTCAGATTCTTTGAAAGACAAGCTTGACTGGATAGGCGTGAATTACTACACTAGAATGGTTGTCACGTCAGATAAGAGAGTAGCTATGGGTTGGAAGTATGTCCCAGGCTACGGATTTCTCTGCGCCTCTGAGGGGTTGAGTAAGGCTGGCAGACCCTGTAGCGACTTCGGGTGGGAAGTCTACCCTGAAGGTTTAGAGAAGATATTAGTTGAAACCTACAATAAGTATAAACTACCAATAATAGTCAGCGAAAACGGAATAGCAGACGCCACGGACAAGTACAGGTCCTCCTACATATTAACGCATCTCTTAAGTACTATGAAAGCTATGGAGAAGGGAGTTGATGTCAGGGGTTACCTACACTGGGCTCTGATAGATAATTATGAGTGGGCCGCCGGCTACAACATGAAGTTTGGATTAGTTAAAGTAGATTTGACAACGAAGAAACGATATTTAAGACCTAGTGCCCTACTCTATAGAGAGATCGCGTCAAGGCGCGAAATACCTGAGGAACTTCTATTTACGTGA
- the galT gene encoding galactose-1-phosphate uridylyltransferase — protein sequence MHEIRWNPLIKQWVIIAPHRATRPWRPGEESTPCPFCPGAPELKQAGLWDVVVLPNKYPALTPSPPSAPETIFPPYKVLNARGVAEVVVETPQHEGDLHTLTLEHAWKVVKVYKEEFEKLSKLDYVNYVAVFRNKGKEVGVSLPHPHSQIYALPFIPSRIEAEIEAFQQYWREHNNCILCDILSYESTEKSRVIYENEAFTVLLPFYAMWPYELHVYAKKHVKSLNELSGEDLRFLADALRVVTATYATLLKRDAPYIMVLHNHPSKGSYVYHFHVEFYQPYRDEEKLKYAAGIEWGYWVFTYDGVPEEKASELKDACRESVKMLGDVLGQCF from the coding sequence ATGCATGAGATTCGCTGGAATCCCCTCATAAAGCAGTGGGTCATAATAGCTCCTCATCGGGCTACCAGACCTTGGAGACCTGGAGAAGAAAGCACTCCATGTCCTTTTTGTCCAGGAGCTCCAGAACTTAAACAAGCTGGTTTATGGGATGTAGTAGTATTACCTAATAAATACCCTGCACTCACTCCTAGCCCGCCTTCAGCACCTGAAACTATATTCCCACCGTATAAGGTCTTAAATGCTAGAGGAGTAGCTGAAGTAGTTGTTGAGACTCCACAACACGAGGGGGACTTACATACGCTTACCCTAGAGCACGCGTGGAAAGTAGTTAAAGTCTACAAAGAAGAATTTGAGAAGCTTTCTAAGCTAGATTACGTGAATTATGTCGCTGTCTTCAGGAATAAAGGAAAGGAAGTAGGGGTTTCCCTACCGCATCCTCATTCCCAGATATACGCCCTACCTTTTATCCCTTCTAGGATAGAAGCAGAAATAGAAGCGTTTCAACAATATTGGAGAGAACACAATAATTGCATTCTCTGCGATATACTAAGCTACGAATCTACAGAAAAGTCTCGAGTCATATATGAAAACGAAGCCTTCACAGTCTTGCTACCGTTTTACGCAATGTGGCCTTACGAGCTACACGTGTATGCCAAGAAACACGTGAAATCTCTTAACGAATTGAGTGGCGAAGATTTAAGATTCCTCGCTGATGCTCTGAGGGTAGTCACGGCAACTTACGCCACACTACTAAAACGTGATGCTCCATACATTATGGTACTACACAATCACCCTTCTAAAGGGAGCTACGTATATCATTTTCACGTAGAGTTTTATCAACCCTACAGAGATGAAGAAAAGCTGAAGTATGCGGCAGGGATTGAATGGGGTTACTGGGTCTTTACGTATGACGGAGTGCCTGAAGAGAAAGCTAGTGAGTTGAAAGATGCTTGCAGAGAGAGTGTTAAGATGTTGGGTGACGTACTTGGACAGTGCTTCTGA